One stretch of Halapricum desulfuricans DNA includes these proteins:
- the mnhG gene encoding monovalent cation/H(+) antiporter subunit G: MVAPATAVAAALVAGGLAFTVVALVGLVRLPDLYSRAHATSKSETLGALLALAGAAAVFGAGQPTLKLGLLAVFVLVTSPTATHAIVRSAHEQGIEPWTRGDGE, encoded by the coding sequence ATGGTCGCTCCCGCCACTGCGGTCGCCGCCGCGCTCGTCGCCGGCGGACTGGCGTTCACAGTCGTCGCCCTCGTCGGGCTCGTCCGGTTGCCCGACCTGTACAGCCGGGCCCACGCCACCTCAAAGAGCGAGACGCTGGGGGCGCTGCTCGCGCTGGCCGGCGCGGCCGCCGTCTTCGGGGCGGGCCAGCCGACCCTGAAACTCGGGCTGCTCGCGGTGTTCGTCCTCGTGACGAGTCCCACCGCCACCCACGCCATCGTCCGGTCGGCCCACGAGCAGGGCATCGAACCCTGGACCCGGGGGGACGGAGAGTGA
- a CDS encoding cation:proton antiporter, translating into MSEWLLLGAAGFVLVGIGTLYRVVAGPTVQDRVVAVNAVGTITVVVLALVAAGLDAPGVLDVALVYALLNFVLSVGLAKFLVERGGVL; encoded by the coding sequence GTGAGCGAGTGGCTCCTGCTCGGGGCAGCCGGGTTCGTCCTCGTGGGGATCGGGACGCTGTACCGCGTGGTCGCCGGCCCGACCGTCCAGGATCGCGTCGTCGCCGTCAACGCGGTCGGGACGATCACCGTCGTCGTCCTCGCGCTGGTCGCGGCCGGCCTCGACGCGCCCGGCGTCCTCGACGTGGCGCTGGTCTACGCCCTGCTGAACTTCGTGCTGTCGGTCGGGCTCGCGAAGTTCCTCGTCGAGCGCGGAGGTGTCCTCTGA
- a CDS encoding Na+/H+ antiporter subunit E encodes MADTSRLLVAGGAEPTLRYALAEARDAVVDFATPVEIIVFVDAGEIETAERRLGGLDVPPEVTVRVVGTADVLTAIRDRSGDAEHVLVDPGTIEPDAVREAVATPVERVPADRETRHPRLRHRTTGRRFVGTYLVSYAFYLLLGDPFDPFDLVTGAVAAGVVAAILAPVVFDTEPTVGRTLPRIARATLFLPYLLYEIVRANVAIAAVILSPSLPIDPETVAFQPDVEDRFGRAVLANAITLTPGTLTVDADEERLLVHSLTAESREGLAGGPLERAVRFVFEGGAS; translated from the coding sequence ATGGCCGACACATCTCGACTCCTCGTCGCCGGCGGCGCCGAGCCGACGCTCCGGTACGCGCTCGCGGAAGCCCGCGACGCGGTCGTCGACTTCGCCACCCCGGTAGAGATCATCGTCTTCGTCGATGCCGGCGAGATCGAAACCGCCGAGCGGCGACTCGGGGGGCTCGACGTCCCTCCGGAGGTGACCGTCCGGGTCGTCGGCACGGCGGACGTCCTGACAGCGATCCGGGACCGGTCCGGCGACGCCGAGCACGTTCTCGTCGATCCCGGGACGATCGAACCCGACGCCGTCCGAGAAGCCGTAGCGACGCCGGTCGAGCGCGTCCCCGCCGACCGCGAGACGCGCCATCCCCGGCTCCGCCACCGTACGACGGGTCGACGGTTCGTCGGCACCTACCTCGTCTCGTACGCGTTCTACCTGCTTCTTGGAGATCCATTCGACCCGTTCGACCTCGTGACCGGTGCTGTGGCCGCCGGCGTCGTCGCCGCGATCCTCGCGCCCGTCGTCTTCGACACCGAGCCGACAGTCGGGCGGACCCTCCCCCGGATCGCGCGAGCGACGCTGTTTCTCCCGTACCTGCTCTACGAGATCGTCCGCGCCAACGTCGCCATCGCGGCGGTGATCCTCAGCCCGTCGCTTCCGATCGATCCCGAGACCGTCGCCTTCCAGCCGGACGTCGAGGACCGCTTCGGCCGGGCGGTGCTGGCAAACGCCATCACCCTGACCCCGGGGACGCTCACCGTCGACGCCGACGAGGAGAGACTACTCGTCCACTCGCTGACCGCCGAGAGCCGCGAGGGACTGGCCGGCGGGCCGCTTGAGCGAGCCGTCAGGTTCGTCTTCGAGGGGGGAGCGTCGTGA
- a CDS encoding MinD/ParA family ATP-binding protein, with the protein MILAVCGGKGGVGKSTVSLNLARELDAVVVDGDLTTPDLPWGRGPDLHDVLAGRASPIDAVERVGTVDVLPCGRTLAGARAADLERITDVVGPLDRRHSWVVLDCPAGLGADVGYQLFSADAAVLVTAPTRAGLVNALRTRQLARQLETPIVSAVLNKTTGDEVIRDRLERTIGAPTVPVERDADVARAQRTWQPVRDTAPDSPAVDAFETVAETITDAERDLKERRRRGAARSAGRRHRPH; encoded by the coding sequence ATGATTCTGGCCGTGTGTGGCGGCAAGGGCGGCGTCGGGAAGTCGACAGTGTCGCTGAACCTCGCCCGCGAACTCGACGCCGTCGTCGTCGACGGCGATCTCACGACGCCGGACCTGCCGTGGGGGCGCGGACCGGACCTCCACGACGTGCTCGCCGGGCGCGCGTCGCCGATCGATGCTGTCGAACGGGTCGGCACTGTCGATGTCCTCCCCTGCGGTCGGACGCTCGCGGGCGCGCGGGCCGCCGATCTGGAGCGGATCACCGACGTCGTCGGTCCGCTCGACCGCCGGCACAGCTGGGTGGTTCTGGACTGTCCGGCGGGTCTGGGCGCAGACGTCGGGTATCAACTGTTCAGTGCCGACGCCGCGGTGCTGGTGACCGCTCCGACGCGGGCGGGACTGGTGAACGCGCTCCGGACGCGCCAGCTCGCCCGGCAACTCGAGACGCCGATCGTCTCGGCCGTCCTCAACAAGACGACCGGCGACGAGGTGATCCGAGACCGTCTCGAACGGACGATCGGAGCGCCGACCGTTCCCGTCGAACGCGACGCCGACGTCGCTCGCGCTCAGCGCACGTGGCAGCCAGTGCGCGATACCGCCCCGGACAGCCCGGCCGTCGACGCGTTCGAGACTGTCGCGGAGACGATCACTGACGCAGAACGGGACCTCAAGGAGCGACGGCGGCGCGGGGCAGCGCGATCGGCCGGGCGTCGTCACCGGCCCCACTGA
- the carB gene encoding carbamoyl-phosphate synthase large subunit, with amino-acid sequence MTDDERPTILLIGSGPIQIGQAAEFDYSGAQACRALQEEGARVVLVNSNPATIMTDPEMADKVYLEPIETEPIAEIIRKEQPDGVIAGLGGQTGLNVTAELAEEGVLEEHDVEVMGTPLDTIYATEDREQFRDRMHKVNEPVPQSVTIGSMDEVEDAVESVGGLPVIMRTTYTLGGAGSGVIDDMDELKEATRKGLRLSRNDEVMITESIDGWVELEYEVMRDADDSTIIICNMENIDPMGIHTGESIVVTPSQVIPDKGHQEMRDAALKVIRELGIEGGCNIQFAWHDDGTPGGEYRVVEVNPRVSRSSALASKATGYPIARVTAKVAMGKRLHEIENEITGETTAAFEPAIDYVVTKVPRWPKDKFRDVEFELGPAMKSTGEAMAIGRTFPESMLKALRSSEYDPAADWTEVDDETLESEYLERPTPDRTYAIFEAFDRGYSVEEVAALTDIKEWYLERYQEIAEAAEAAAEGDFYTAGQAGFTDQEITAIAGGEFNDTHRSWLPADVEVDDGDEGTEAAADGGAATESAIPDTVTVETVEAETTDRDFKLVDTCAGEFEATTPYYYSTRDPLSGIDRDELLVDREVESVVVVGGGPIRIGQGVEFDYCSVHAVRALREMGIDAHVVNNNPETVSTDYDTSDGLFFEPITAEEVADVIEATNADGVMVQFGGQTSVDIGHPLEQELERRELDCEIMGTSVDAMDLAEDRDRFNRLMDDLGIAQAEGGSATSEEEALELAREIGYPVLVRPSYVLGGRAMDVVYNDEDLKTYIEEAVRVSPDKPILVDDFLADAVELDVDAVADGEDVLIGGVMEHVETAGVHSGDSACMIPPRSQEIKAVMPRIREVTEQIADALDTVGLLNVQLAVRDGTVYVLEANPRSSRTVPFISKSTGVPIAKIAAQVMAGTTLEELDIQEQIPDQVSIKEVVLPFDRLPGSDPRLGPEMKSTGEVMGTAGSFGKAYQKAQSAVGKPIPLSGTALVDLPVLGYEEHFETLDLDDFEDTDAVVEAIRNGEIDLVLSRERDILEACVEETVTYFSTIESAEAGLEAINSADEPLNVQAIGDRPTDQRQWGR; translated from the coding sequence ATGACAGACGACGAGAGACCGACGATCCTGCTGATCGGGAGCGGCCCGATCCAGATCGGACAGGCCGCGGAGTTCGACTATTCCGGCGCGCAGGCGTGTCGCGCACTCCAGGAGGAGGGCGCGCGGGTCGTGCTGGTCAACTCGAACCCGGCGACGATCATGACCGATCCGGAGATGGCCGACAAGGTGTATCTGGAGCCGATCGAGACCGAGCCCATCGCCGAGATCATCCGCAAGGAGCAGCCGGACGGCGTCATCGCCGGGCTGGGCGGCCAGACCGGGCTGAACGTCACCGCGGAACTCGCCGAGGAGGGCGTCCTCGAGGAGCACGACGTCGAGGTCATGGGCACGCCGCTCGATACGATCTACGCGACAGAGGACCGCGAGCAGTTCCGCGACCGGATGCACAAGGTGAACGAGCCGGTCCCCCAGTCGGTCACCATCGGGAGCATGGACGAGGTCGAGGACGCCGTCGAATCGGTGGGCGGCCTGCCGGTCATCATGCGTACGACCTACACGCTGGGCGGTGCGGGGTCGGGCGTCATCGACGATATGGACGAACTCAAGGAGGCCACCCGCAAGGGGCTGCGCCTCTCGCGGAACGACGAGGTGATGATCACCGAGTCCATCGACGGCTGGGTCGAACTCGAGTACGAGGTGATGCGCGACGCCGACGACTCGACGATCATCATCTGCAACATGGAGAACATCGACCCGATGGGCATCCACACCGGCGAGTCGATCGTCGTCACCCCCAGCCAGGTCATCCCCGACAAGGGCCATCAGGAGATGCGCGACGCCGCGCTGAAGGTCATCCGCGAACTCGGCATCGAGGGCGGGTGTAACATTCAGTTCGCCTGGCACGACGACGGCACGCCCGGCGGCGAGTACCGCGTCGTCGAGGTCAACCCCCGCGTCTCTCGTTCCTCCGCGCTGGCCTCGAAGGCGACCGGCTACCCGATCGCCCGCGTCACCGCCAAGGTCGCGATGGGCAAGCGCCTCCACGAGATCGAAAACGAGATCACCGGCGAGACGACCGCCGCTTTCGAGCCCGCGATCGACTACGTCGTCACGAAGGTGCCGCGCTGGCCCAAAGACAAGTTCCGCGACGTCGAGTTCGAACTCGGCCCGGCGATGAAATCGACCGGCGAGGCGATGGCGATCGGTCGCACCTTCCCCGAGAGCATGCTGAAGGCGCTGCGCTCAAGCGAGTACGACCCGGCCGCCGACTGGACGGAGGTCGACGACGAGACCCTCGAATCGGAGTACCTCGAACGGCCGACGCCCGACCGCACCTACGCGATCTTCGAGGCGTTTGACCGGGGCTACTCTGTCGAGGAAGTCGCTGCGCTGACCGACATCAAGGAGTGGTATCTCGAACGCTATCAGGAGATCGCCGAGGCCGCCGAGGCCGCCGCCGAGGGCGACTTCTACACCGCCGGGCAGGCCGGTTTCACCGACCAGGAGATCACCGCCATCGCCGGCGGCGAGTTCAACGACACCCACCGCTCGTGGCTGCCCGCGGACGTCGAGGTAGACGACGGTGACGAGGGGACTGAGGCGGCTGCCGATGGCGGGGCCGCTACAGAATCGGCTATTCCCGACACCGTCACCGTCGAGACCGTCGAGGCCGAGACGACCGACCGGGACTTCAAGCTTGTCGACACCTGCGCGGGAGAGTTCGAGGCGACGACGCCGTACTACTACTCGACGCGGGACCCGCTCTCGGGCATCGACCGCGACGAGTTGCTGGTCGACCGCGAGGTCGAGAGCGTCGTCGTGGTCGGGGGCGGCCCGATCCGCATCGGCCAGGGCGTGGAGTTCGACTACTGTTCGGTCCACGCCGTCCGCGCGCTGCGGGAGATGGGCATCGACGCCCACGTCGTCAACAACAATCCTGAAACCGTGTCGACGGACTACGACACCTCCGACGGGCTGTTCTTCGAGCCGATCACCGCCGAGGAGGTCGCCGACGTCATCGAGGCGACCAACGCCGACGGTGTGATGGTCCAGTTCGGCGGTCAGACCTCCGTCGACATCGGCCACCCCCTCGAGCAGGAACTGGAGCGCCGCGAGCTGGACTGTGAGATCATGGGCACCTCCGTCGACGCGATGGACCTCGCGGAGGACCGCGACAGGTTCAACCGCCTGATGGACGACCTGGGCATCGCCCAGGCCGAGGGCGGCTCCGCCACCAGCGAGGAGGAAGCGCTGGAGCTCGCCCGCGAGATCGGCTATCCCGTGCTGGTGCGTCCCTCTTACGTGCTGGGCGGGCGCGCGATGGACGTCGTCTACAACGACGAGGACCTCAAGACCTACATCGAGGAGGCGGTCCGGGTCAGCCCGGACAAACCGATTCTCGTCGACGACTTCCTGGCCGACGCGGTCGAGCTGGACGTCGACGCCGTCGCCGACGGCGAGGACGTGCTGATCGGCGGCGTCATGGAACACGTCGAGACCGCCGGCGTCCACTCCGGCGACTCCGCCTGCATGATCCCGCCGCGCAGTCAGGAGATCAAGGCGGTCATGCCTCGCATCCGCGAGGTGACCGAGCAGATCGCGGACGCGCTGGATACGGTCGGGCTGCTGAACGTCCAGCTTGCGGTCCGTGACGGGACGGTCTACGTTCTGGAGGCGAACCCCCGCTCGTCCCGTACCGTTCCGTTCATCTCAAAGAGCACTGGCGTCCCGATCGCGAAAATCGCCGCGCAGGTCATGGCCGGCACGACCCTCGAGGAACTGGACATCCAGGAGCAGATCCCCGATCAGGTCTCGATCAAGGAGGTCGTGTTGCCGTTCGACCGCCTGCCCGGATCCGACCCGCGCCTCGGCCCGGAAATGAAATCGACCGGCGAAGTCATGGGCACTGCCGGCAGCTTCGGCAAGGCCTACCAGAAGGCACAGTCGGCCGTCGGCAAGCCGATCCCGCTTTCGGGGACGGCGCTGGTCGATCTGCCGGTGCTGGGCTATGAGGAGCACTTCGAGACGCTCGATCTCGATGACTTCGAGGACACCGACGCCGTGGTCGAAGCGATCAGAAACGGCGAGATCGACCTCGTGCTCTCACGGGAACGCGACATCCTCGAGGCTTGCGTCGAGGAGACCGTGACCTACTTCTCGACCATCGAGAGCGCCGAAGCGGGACTCGAAGCGATAAACAGCGCCGACGAACCGCTGAACGTCCAGGCGATCGGCGACCGCCCCACCGACCAGCGTCAGTGGGGCCGGTGA
- a CDS encoding DNA polymerase sliding clamp, producing the protein MFNAIVSADTLQSTLDSVSVLVEECKIHLEDDGLEIRAVDPANVGMVDLSLSAAAFESYETDGGLIGVNLSRLEDIAGMADSDQLIHLELDEETRKLHIAIDGLEYTLALINPDSIRQEPDLPDLDLPAEIVLEGRDIDRAVKASDMVSDHIELGVDETEELFYVDAEGDTDDVHLELTAEDLIDLTAGPASSLFSLDYLKDMNKAIPKDAEVTVDLGEEFPVKLHFEIAEGQGQVTYMLAPRVQSD; encoded by the coding sequence ATGTTCAACGCGATCGTTAGCGCCGACACGCTGCAGTCGACGCTCGACTCGGTCAGCGTGCTGGTCGAGGAGTGCAAGATCCACCTCGAGGACGACGGGCTGGAGATCCGGGCGGTCGATCCCGCCAACGTCGGGATGGTCGACCTCTCGCTGAGTGCCGCGGCGTTCGAATCCTACGAGACCGACGGCGGGCTCATCGGCGTCAACCTCTCGCGACTCGAAGACATCGCGGGGATGGCCGATTCCGATCAGCTGATCCACCTCGAACTCGACGAGGAGACCCGCAAGCTCCACATCGCCATCGACGGGCTGGAGTACACGCTCGCGCTGATTAACCCCGACTCGATCCGCCAGGAGCCCGACCTGCCGGACCTCGACCTCCCCGCCGAGATCGTGCTCGAAGGCCGGGACATCGACCGTGCCGTCAAGGCTTCGGACATGGTTTCGGATCACATCGAACTCGGCGTCGACGAGACCGAGGAGCTGTTCTACGTCGACGCGGAGGGCGACACCGACGACGTACACCTCGAGCTCACCGCCGAGGACCTGATCGATCTCACGGCGGGGCCGGCCAGTTCGCTGTTCTCGCTGGACTATCTCAAGGACATGAACAAGGCGATCCCGAAAGACGCCGAGGTCACGGTCGACCTGGGCGAGGAGTTCCCCGTGAAGCTGCACTTCGAGATCGCCGAAGGACAGGGCCAGGTCACCTACATGCTCGCCCCGCGAGTCCAGAGCGACTAG